A window of the Bombus huntii isolate Logan2020A chromosome 8, iyBomHunt1.1, whole genome shotgun sequence genome harbors these coding sequences:
- the LOC126869072 gene encoding cyclin-dependent kinase inhibitor 1 yields the protein MSARVLNPVMMTEMSRNLGGGRTVPNRAALARVRRDLFGPVDHAAARALAERELRAQSILDAERWGFDFHLEIPKANSRYEWELVTPQDVVPEPYALRGMPYLRKHAPSTPRKLRDSSPTTRFLRKDSSSPVTPILSKSERTPPQEPRVPQIGEITTNDLFDFDSDKKIYIAEPTTPVLSTSTTRKQSSITDFMKSRKRSLNGSAKSMIEPPEKIARNAGQIRS from the exons ATGAGCGCTCGAGTGTTGAATCCGGTGATGATGACGGAAATGAGCAGGAATTTGGGTGGAGGACGAACGGTGCCGAACAGAGCAGCCCTTGCCCGTGTTCGAAGGGATTTATTCGGACCCGTGGATCACGCCGCAGCTCGTGCATTGGCGGAAAGGGAGCTTCGCGCTCAATCCATACTCGATGCCGAAAGATGGGGCTTTGACTTTCACTTGGAGATACCAAAAGCTAATTCGAGGTACGAGTGGGAGCTAGTTACACCACAGGATGTCGTGCCTGAACCCTATGCCCTACGAGGTATGCCCTACTTAAGGAAACACGCACCTAGTACGCCTCGGAAACTACGAGATTCCTCGCCTACCACAAGATTCCTCCGTAAAGATTCTTCGTCTCCGGTAACTCCGATTTTATCGAAATCGGAGAGGACGCCACCACAGGAGCCAAGAGTACCACAGATCGGCGAAATAACCACCAACGATTTGTTCGACTTCGATTCGGACAAGAAAATATACATCGCTGAACCCACTACCCCTGTTTTATCAACCTCCACAACGAGAAAACAGTCCTCCATAACCG ACTTCATGAAGAGTCGTAAACGTAGCCTAAACGGTAGCGCGAAGAGCATGATAGAGCCGCCGGAGAAGATCGCTCGCAACGCGGGTCAGATACGCAGCTAA
- the LOC126869076 gene encoding uncharacterized protein LOC126869076 isoform X2: protein MLAARHRARLMMQYPNIDIQEGRRLRSVRRRLFQDEDDDNETESVRNSGVEDNCFFEETRKNRENAKERWNFDFEKEEPLPGRYVWVKLDQHGNEICNPLEAKNRIENLQTMQEEDVQDDDITMQDHVEGKDDEKMTDST, encoded by the exons GGCTCGACTCATGATGCAATATCCAAACATCGATATACAAGAGGGAAGAAGACTCCGTAGCGTGCGAAGAAGACTTTTTCAAGACGAAGACGATGATAACGAAACGGAATCGGTACGAAATTCTGGTGTCGAGGACAACTGTTTTTTTGAAGAGACACGAAAAAATCGAGAAAAC GCTAAGGAAAGGTGGAATTTCGACTTCGAGAAAGAAGAACCTCTACCTGGTCGTTATGTATGGGTGAAACTTGACCAGCACGGAAATGAAATCTGTAATCCGTTAGAGGCAAAAAATCGAATAGAAAATTTACAAACGATGCAAGAAGAAGACGTGCAAGACGATGACATTACGATGCAGGACCACGTGGAAGGCAAAGATGACGAAAAAATGACTGATAGTACGTGA
- the LOC126869076 gene encoding uncharacterized protein LOC126869076 isoform X3 gives MARLMMQYPNIDIQEGRRLRSVRRRLFQDEDDDNETESVRNSGVEDNCFFEETRKNRENAKERWNFDFEKEEPLPGRYVWVKLDQHGNEICNPLEAKNRIENLQTMQEEDVQDDDITMQDHVEGKDDEKMTDST, from the exons at GGCTCGACTCATGATGCAATATCCAAACATCGATATACAAGAGGGAAGAAGACTCCGTAGCGTGCGAAGAAGACTTTTTCAAGACGAAGACGATGATAACGAAACGGAATCGGTACGAAATTCTGGTGTCGAGGACAACTGTTTTTTTGAAGAGACACGAAAAAATCGAGAAAAC GCTAAGGAAAGGTGGAATTTCGACTTCGAGAAAGAAGAACCTCTACCTGGTCGTTATGTATGGGTGAAACTTGACCAGCACGGAAATGAAATCTGTAATCCGTTAGAGGCAAAAAATCGAATAGAAAATTTACAAACGATGCAAGAAGAAGACGTGCAAGACGATGACATTACGATGCAGGACCACGTGGAAGGCAAAGATGACGAAAAAATGACTGATAGTACGTGA
- the LOC126869076 gene encoding uncharacterized protein LOC126869076 isoform X1 encodes MDMKSKCNTDSNSDTNQNISGNREVTSERSRARLMMQYPNIDIQEGRRLRSVRRRLFQDEDDDNETESVRNSGVEDNCFFEETRKNRENAKERWNFDFEKEEPLPGRYVWVKLDQHGNEICNPLEAKNRIENLQTMQEEDVQDDDITMQDHVEGKDDEKMTDST; translated from the exons ATGGATATGAAGTCAAAATGCAATACGGATTCGAATTCGGATACAAACCAGAATATCTCCGGAAATCGAGAAGTAACGAGCGAACGATCCAG GGCTCGACTCATGATGCAATATCCAAACATCGATATACAAGAGGGAAGAAGACTCCGTAGCGTGCGAAGAAGACTTTTTCAAGACGAAGACGATGATAACGAAACGGAATCGGTACGAAATTCTGGTGTCGAGGACAACTGTTTTTTTGAAGAGACACGAAAAAATCGAGAAAAC GCTAAGGAAAGGTGGAATTTCGACTTCGAGAAAGAAGAACCTCTACCTGGTCGTTATGTATGGGTGAAACTTGACCAGCACGGAAATGAAATCTGTAATCCGTTAGAGGCAAAAAATCGAATAGAAAATTTACAAACGATGCAAGAAGAAGACGTGCAAGACGATGACATTACGATGCAGGACCACGTGGAAGGCAAAGATGACGAAAAAATGACTGATAGTACGTGA